A genome region from Manihot esculenta cultivar AM560-2 chromosome 5, M.esculenta_v8, whole genome shotgun sequence includes the following:
- the LOC110616237 gene encoding probable diphthine methyl ester synthase, which produces MLYIIGLGLGDEKDITLRGLEAVKKCEKVYMEAYTSLLSFGLSTDGLSTLENLYGKPITFADREMVEEKADDILSSARTSDVAFLVVGDPFGATTHTDLVVRAKELGIDFKVVHNASVMNAVGICGLQLYRYGETVSIPFFTDTWRPDSFYEKIKRNRELGLHTLCLLDIRVKEPSWESLSRGRKKYEPPRYMTINTAIEQLLEIEERRGESAYNEDTRCVGFARLGSEDQMIVTGTMKQLLAVDFGAPLHCLVIVGKTHPLEEEMLDVYKLEGGSPHQKDDGSV; this is translated from the exons ATGCTGTACATAATAGGTCTAGGATTGGGAGATGAGAAGGACATCACATTAAGAGGCCTAGAAGCTGTGAAGAAATGTGAGAAGGTGTACATGGAAGCTTACACTTCTCTCCTCTCTTTTGGTCTCTCCACTGATGGACTTTCCACTCTG GAAAATTTATATGGGAAACCAATTACCTTTGCTGATAGAGAGATGGTAGAAGAGAAGGCTGACGATATATTGTCATCAGCTCGTACATCTGATGTGGCTTTCCTTGTTGTTGGAGATCCTTTTGG AGCTACAACACATACAGATCTTGTTGTTCGAGCAAAGGAATTGGGTATTGATTTCAAAGTGGTACACAATGCTTCTGTGATGAATGCTGTAGGGATTTGTGGATTACAGTTATATCGCTATGGAGAGACTGTTTCCATCCCTTTTTTTACTGATACATGGAGACCTGATAGCTTTTATGAAAAGATCAAAAGAAATCGTGAACTAGGATTGCATACACTTTGTTTATTGG ATATAAGAGTAAAGGAACCTTCTTGGGAATCCTTGTCCAG AGGAAGGAAGAAGTATGAACCCCCTAGATACATGACTATAAACACTGCAATTGAGCAACTCTTGGAGATTGAGGAAAGACGTGGGGAATCTG CATACAATGAAGATACTAGATGTGTTGGCTTTGCTCGGTTGGGAAGTGAGGATCAAATGATAGTTACTGGAACAATGAAGCAACTGCTGGCAGTTGATTTTGGAGCACCCTTGCATTGTCTTGTAATTGTGGGGAAGACCCATCCCCTAGAAGAAGAAATGCTGGATGTTTACAAACTCGAAGGAGGGAGTCCACACCAAAAAGATGATGGAAGTGTATAA